One genomic region from Motacilla alba alba isolate MOTALB_02 chromosome 5, Motacilla_alba_V1.0_pri, whole genome shotgun sequence encodes:
- the PPP1R36 gene encoding LOW QUALITY PROTEIN: protein phosphatase 1 regulatory subunit 36 (The sequence of the model RefSeq protein was modified relative to this genomic sequence to represent the inferred CDS: inserted 2 bases in 1 codon; substituted 4 bases at 4 genomic stop codons) has product MSPGAQSRLQGRRIRLAXGVWYXKADTNTLESGSSNPAAEENLKEGKNALFQEMHVKTLKSIFQEDCSAVLPERRLADQGGKLHRLSKWVQYEYXLDDVKXAALLLKEVNDSHHITSFLLLLRNEKLDEFLMALLLYLPFHLGKTALELPGKGMQILDSGGITGAHCSELKSWMHTPHGTVEEKRKNKKKNKDEWFLYLDRXRDFATLRSPRGRLSSGSTVLQRAMAEGGCSQSSWQQWCLWDSMLSLCSVNDFEIAA; this is encoded by the exons ATGAGTCctggtgcccagagcaggctgcaggggagg AGGATAAGACTGGCTTGAGGTGTGTGGTACTGAAAAGCTGATACTAACACCCTTGAATCTGGAAG CTCCAatccagcagctgaggaaaacctcaaggaaggaaaaaatgctcTCTTTCAGGAAATGCATGTGAAGACATTAAAGAG CATCTTCCAAGAGGATTGCAGTGCCGTGCTCCCTGAGAGAAGGCTGGCTGACCAAGGAGGGAAATTGCATAGGCTGTCCAAGTGGGTACAATATGAATA ATTGGATGATGTAAAAT aggctgctctgcttttgaaaGAAGTGAATGACTCACATCACATTACCT CATTCCTCCTTCTACTTAGGAATGAGAAACTAGACGAGTTCCTCATGGCCCTGCTCCTCTACCTACCTTTTCACCTGGGAAAAACTGCCCTGGAATTACCTGGAAAAGGAATGCAGATCCTTGATTCT GGTGGCATCACTGGAGCTCATTGTAGCGAGTTAAAATCCTGGATGCACACACCCCATGGGACAgtggaggagaagaggaagaacaagaagaagAACAAGGATGAGTGGTTCCTCTACCTTGACAGATGACGTGACTTTGCCACCTTGAGAAGCCCCAGAGGAAGGCTGAGCAGTGGCAGCACTGTGCTCCAGAGAGCAATGGCAGAAGGTGGCTGCAGtcagagcagctggcagcagtggtgTCTGTGGGACAGCATGCTTTCACTTTGCTCAGTAAATGACTTTGAAATTGCAGCTTGA